GTCCCGTCCTCGGCCCACCACTTGCCGGCTGGCTCGTCGACGCCGCCTCCTGGCGCTGGATCTTCCTTCTCAACGTGCCGATCGGCGCCGCCGCCGTGCTGCTGTGCACGCGGCTGCTGCCACCCCAACCCGCCGACCCGGCCCCGCCCGCGCGGATGGACTGGACCGGCCTGGCGCAGGTGTCCGGCGGCGCCGTGCTGCTCGTGCTGGGGTGCACCCTCATCGGAGAGACCGGCGAGATGACCATCGAGGTAGCCGCCGCGCTCGGCGCGGGGATGTCGCTCCTGGCCGCGTTCGTCGTCCGCGCCCTGCGGACGGATGCCCCGCTGGTGGACCTGCGGCTGCTGCGACACCGCCCCCTCGCCGCCGGCCTGGCGGTGCTGGTGTGTTTCGGTGCCGCCTACTTCGGAGCGATGTCGATCCTGCCGATCTACGTCCAAGGTGTCCGTGGCGACCCCGCCGCCCTGGCCGGCACCATCACCATCCCGATGGCTCTCGCCGTCGGAGTGACCCTGCAGATCGCCACCCGACTGGTCGACCGAGTGCGACCGGCACGCATCGTGTTCACCGGCGTCACGTTGGGCCTGCTCGGCAGCATCGCACTCCTGATCACGACGACGAGCGGCGCGTCGTACCCGATGATCGCCGCCGCGGCGGCCGTTCTCGGCGTCGGATCCGGCGCCACCCTGATGCCGACCATGACCGTGGCCGTACGCGACCTGGAACACGAGGACACCCCACGCGGTACGACGCTGCTCGCGCTTGTCCAGCAGATGGCCAGCGCGGTCGGTGTCGCCCTCGTGGCCACCACCCTCACCGTGGTGGTGTCCGCCCGGGTGCCCGAACTGGCCACCACCGACACCGGTGGGCTCGCGGCGATGCTCGCCCTCGACCTGTCCGCCCGTGCCGAGCTCGAACCCCAGCTTGCCGGAGCGGTCGGCAGTAGCTACGCCGTCGCCGCAGTCCTCATGGTGCTGAGCGCACTGGCGGCAGTCGTGGGCCTGCGTACGAGTCGCGGTGAGCGTCGTCAGGGGCGGCGCAGCCGCAGGGCCACGAAGCTCGGGCGCTCGGTCAGTCGCGCGTAGCGCTCCGGGTCGGTGGTGCGCAGCGTCTCGACCGCCCTCGGCTCGACCAGCCGCTCCAGCACGAACCCCGCGTCGAGCACCTCGGTTATCAGGGACTCAAGGGTCATCCGCTGCAAGCGCATGGTGATCCCGTCCGCCATCGGGAACTCGACCCAGCTCTCGTCGAAGTACGATCCGCCGTAGTACCGCCAGTCCGACGCCGGATGTGTCGTCGACAGCAGGAACCAACCGCCCGGCCGCAGCACTCGCCGCACCTCGCCGAGGAACCGGACGCGGTCGGTCAGGTGGTGCAGGACCAGCGCGCAGACGGCCCCGTCGAACGACGCGTCGGCCGCGAATTCCAGCGGGGAGTCCAAGTCGTGCTGGCGGACGTCGGCGCGATCGCCGAGCACGGCCCGGGCGTGCTCGACCAGCGTGGCGCTGCCGTCGACCGCCACCACCTCGGCTCCCCGGGCGACAAACTCGGCCGCGTAGTGGCCGCCACCACAGCCGGCGTCCAGGACCCGCAGACCGGCCACGTCACCGGCGAGCGTGAGCATGGCCGGCCGGTCCGTGTAGGCATTGTGCGGACTGTCAGCGGCGTGCGCCGCGAAGACGTCACCGGCCTGGTCGTGGTACGCGTGGGCTGCGGGCATCCGGGAAGCTTGCCGAGGTGGTGACGCGGGACGCAAGTCGTCGAGCAGGAAGAACGCTTCCACCGCCCCGGTACCCTGGGGGAACGGGGAGGTGGAACGCGTGGACAGGATGTGGGAGGCGTCGGTCGAGGCGCAGATCCGCTCGGCGCAGGAACGCGGGGAGTTCGACGACCTGCCCGGCGCGGGCCGCCCGATCCCGGGCCGGGGGATGCCCTACGACGAGTCCTGGTGGATCAAGAGCTTCATGGAACGCGAGAAGCTCCCCACCGACCTGCTGCTACCCACCCCGCTGCTGCTGCGCCGCCGCATCGAGCGCCTGCCCGACGAGGTCCGCGACCTCCCCACCGAGCAGGCCGTACGCTCCTGCGTCGCCGACCTGAACGCCGAGGTGATGGCCTGGCTGCGCAACCCGTCCGGCCCTCGCGTCGTGGTGCGCCCGGTCGACGCCGACACCGTGGTGTCGACGTGGCGGGCCGCGCGTCGCGCCGCCGCCGACCCAGCGGTCCCCCTGGCCGCCCCGCCGTCCGCACCCCGGTGGTCCTGGTTCCCGTTCCGCCGACGCCGCGCCGCCTGATCCGTCCCGTGGCGATCCTGCTCGACGGTGTCGAGGGCCTCCGCGCGGCAGGCTGTCACCGCGCCGACCCGAACCACCGGGGCAGGTGGTCCCGCAGACTCTGCCGCTCGGCACCGACCCACACCACGTGGCCGTCCGGCCGCAGCAGCACGGCCGGCACGTCCAGTTCCTCGCTCACGTCGACGACATGGTCGACGCGGTCCGCCCAACCGTCGACCGAGAGCCGGCCGGTCTGGTCGAGCAGGAGTCCGCGTCCGGTGCGCGTCAGCTCGTAGAGACGCCCCCGGCCCAGGCGTACGTCCCGCATCCGGCGGCCGAGCAGTTCGTGGCCCGCACCGACGTCGTACCGGATCGAGATCGCGGTGATCTTCTCGATCAGGTACCGATTGACCTCCTCGAACTCCATCAGGTGCGACAGCAGCCGTCGCACCGCGAGCGGACCCGGCTCGGTGGAGAGCAGCTCCATCTGCGCGCGGGTGCTGTCGAGGACGTCGGCGGCCACCGGGTGCCGTTCCGTGTGGTAACTGTCCAACAGCCCTTCCGGCGCCCAGCCACCCACCTCTGCGGCCAGCTTCCAACCGAGGTTGACGGCGTCCTGGATGCCGAGGTTGAGGCCCTGCCCGCCGACGGGCGGGTGGATGTGCGCGGCGTCGCCGGCCAGCAGCACCCGCCCGGTCCGGTACCGCGTGACCAGCCGGGTGGCGTCGCCGAAGCGCGACATCCAGCGGGGCGAGTGCACGCCGAAGTCGGTGCCGGCGTACTTGCGCAGTTGACGCCGGAAGTCGTCGAGGGTCGGCGGGACGGCCCGATCTTCGGCCACCTTCTCGGCGGGTACGACGACGCGGCACATGCCGTCCCCGACCGGGCCGACACCGAACCGCTTCTGGGTCCTGCGTACGTCGGCCACGACAGCGGCCAGCGTCTCCGTCGGTGTGGTCACCCGCATCTCGCCCAGCAGCGTGTCGACCCGGCTCGGTTCACCGGGGAAGTCCACACCGAGCAGTCTGCGGACGCTGCTGCGTCCACCGTCGCAGCCGACCAGGTAGCGCGAGCGCAGTCGGGTGCCGTCGGCCAGTTCGACGGTGACACCCTGCTCGTCCTGGCTCAGCCCGACCAGTTCGCCGCCGCGCCGGATCTCGGCACCGAGTTCCGTGGCGCGTTCGGCCAGCAACCGGTCGGTGACGGGCTGCGGGATGCCGAGAACGTAGGGATGTGCGGTGTCCAGCCGTACGGGTGCGGGCGTGTCGAGGCCGGCGAAGAACCCTGTGAGCGGGCGCCGCCGGCCGTACGCGAGGAAGCGTTCCAGCAGGCCCCGCTGGTCCAGCACCTCGATGCTGCGGACGTGCAGGCCGAGTGCGCGTACGAAGGCGGGCGGCTCGGGTTCCTTCTCCACCACGAGTACGCGCACGCCGTGCAGTCGTAGTTCGGCGGCCAGCATCAGGCCGGTCGGTCCGGCCCCGGCGACGATCACGTCGACCATGACATTCCCCTTGTTTCCGCAGCTCCTGGCTTCGGCGCCCGATTGTGCGCCCCGGCCGGGGTCTTGCCGCAAGCCCCGGGGTGAGCTGTACGGTGAAGGTGGCGGCACGGGATGCCCTTGCGCTTCGCGCTCCCACCGGCCCGCCGCCTCACACGCCGGCACTCTGCGCCATCGCGCGACACACCCCGGCCCACGCCACTCGACAGACGCCTGCCGTCTTTGCACGGCCGTCGGGTGTTCTCCTCGACCCGCACACCTCTCCGCTCGGGAGCTGTCCCACCGAACCCGGAGAGGGTGGCGAGTAATTAATGGATAACCAGTAACAGCAATCCAATAATTAATCGCCACAAATCGGGCAAAGAGGCGACGCATCATAATGACTGTTAAGGTGCGTAAGGACTTACGCTGGTGTAGTCCACGTACTGTGCCGCCTGGTCAGGACTCTCGGGGCGTCAGGAGGGCGTCGGCTGGTACGTCGCGCGGGCTGCGGCGACCTCGGCGGCCTGGCGCTCGCGCCAACGCTTCTGCGCCTCGCGGTTGCAGGTCCGGCAGACGCGTCGGTAGCGGCCGGTCGCCGGCTCGATCTCCCGCTCGTGCCCGTTGCGGCACAGCGGGGCCTGGCGGCGTTCTCGGCAGGTGTCCGCGTGGCGGAGTTGGCGCAGGTGCGTCGGCTCGATGCAGTCCGGCACTGCACAGTCGTGGTGGATCTCCAGCGCCGGGTCGTAGTCCCCGACGAAGACCACGTAGGCCGCAATGTGTGCCCAGGCCCGGCCCGCCAACTTCTGGTGTACGCCCCGCCGGGTGCCGTAGCCACGGACGACGAGGCATCCGCTGTCGGTGCGGGTCGAACGGCTCAGCAGGTACGCCCGCAGCGTGTCCTCGGTGAAGTGTCGGGACAGGCCGGTGATCTGGGACAGCACCCGGTCAGGGTACGGCGGCGGTCACCAGCGGGGGACCGGCGATCCGTGGGCCGGGGTGTCAGCGGGACGGCGACGGCAGGCAGTAGATGTCGCCGGAGTTGGCCTCGTGCGGCAACTCGGTCAGGTACGCCGCCATCTCCTCGGCGGTGGCCCAGCGGCCGAGGGTCAGCTCCTTGTGGTCGCCGAGCGCCACGTCGAAGCCGCCGAAACCGAGCGCGGTCAACCGGTCCAGGCAGCGCAGCGCCACCTCGCGTTCGATCGTGGTGAACTCGAACGACAGCGCGGGCAGCGTGCCGCTCAGCCCGGCCAGCACGGCGTCCTCGAAGCCCTCCACATCGATCTTGGCAAAGGCTGGCGTGCCGTGTTCGGCGATGAGGGCGTCCACGGTGGTGACCGGGACCTCGATCTGACCGTCCCAGACCTGCCCCTCCCAGCCGCCGGCCCCGGCCGCCGCACTGACGAAGTCGGTGGAGGCGGTGGAGACGGTGGGGTTGGCGGAGTTGACCAGGAAACCGATCCGTCCCGGTTGTGCCCCGCAGGCCGCCTCGACCAGGGTGACCTGGTCGTCGTCGGCGTAGATGGTGCGCAGCGCCCGCAGGCACAGCGGCTGCGGTTCGACCGCGACGACCCGGGCGCCGAGGCGGCGGAAGCTGCCGATGTGGTCGCCGACGTGGGAGCCGATGTCGAAGACCAGGTCGCCGGGTCGGACGAAGCGGGCGTAGAAGGCGTCCATCGCCGCGTCCCGCCCGGGGTCGCCGTAGTAGACCTCCAGCGACCGGCGTAGCCCGGCGGTCGCCGGGTCGGCCTTGAGCGCCTCGACCGCAGCGGTGTGTGTACCCATCGCAGCACCCTAACCCGCGCGCTCCGCCGAGGTGGCTCGGCTCGATGACGCCCGTCACCCGGCGTGAACGCGGGCGCCGAGAGGACACGTCGGTCGTCGCCTGCTGGCCGCCTTCGACGACCACCGCACGGGAGTTGACGACGCGCGCCCGGCGCGCTAAATAAGAAGACAGAAAGTTGAGTCGCCAAGGCTCAACTACTTCCGAACCTTCGGCGCAGAGGACCCGAGGAGGCACGAGATGCTGATGCGCACCGACCCGTTCCGTGAGATCGACCGGCTCGCCGAGCAGTTCTTCGGCACCACCAGCCGCCCGGCGGTCATGCACATGGACGCCTACCGCGACGGCGACCACTTCTACGCCGCCTTCGACCTGCCGGGAGTGGACCCGGACAGCATCGACTGCACCGTCCAGCGCAACGTCCTGACCGTCCGGGCCGAGCGTCGCCGGCCCGCCGGTGACACCGTCGAACTCGTCGCCGCCGAGCGCCCGATGGGCGTGTTCAGCCGGCAGCTCTTCCTCGGCGACACGCTCGACACGGACAAGCTGGAGGCCGGGTACGAGAACGGCGTGTTGACGTTGCGGATCCCGGTGGCCGAGCGGGCCAAGCCGCGCAAGGTCACCGTCAGCGCGACCGGCACCGGCCGACGGCAGATCAACGCCTGACACCCGTGACGGCCGGGCGGGAGGTGTTCCCGCCCGGCCGCGTGCGGCGGCCGTACGGTCCGGCGGTGTGCGATCATGACGCGTCGGCGCGCCTGTTCGTCATCCTGAAACACGACTGAGAACATTTTTCGCATGCGTTCGACCGAGACCCCGGTGTTGTACCGCCCGCCGGCCCATCCCGCCCTGCCCGGGGGGCCGATGGCCGTCACCGACGCGTGGCTGCGTAACCGGCGGTTGAGTGAACACACCCGTGACGCGTACCGGCGGGACGTCGCCGGCTGGTTGAGCTGGTGCGACGCCCGCCACCTGGACCCGCTGCGGGCGAACTTTCTGCACGTCAACGAGTACGCGCGAACGCTGGAGAGCACCCTGGCCGCGCGGACCGGCAAGCCGCTGACCCCGGCGACCGTGGCCCGCAAGCTGTCCGCGATGTCCAGCTGGTACGACTTCCTGGTCAAGCTCCAGGCGGTGCACGCCAACCCGGTGTCCGACGCCGACCGGCCCCGCATCGACCGCGACCATTCGAGCACGGTGGGCCTGGCCCCCGACGAGGTGGACGCGCTGCTCGCCGCCGTCGAGACCGACACCGGGCCGACCGCCGCCCGCAACCGCGCCGCCGTCACCCTCCTGGCCGACCTCGGTCTGCGGGTGGGGGAACTGGTCTCCCTGGACGTCGCCGACCTCGGCACCGAACGCGGACACCGCAGCGTGCGCTTCACCGGCAAGGGCGGCAAGTCCCGCCGCCGGGCCCTCACCCCCTCCACCGCCTACGCCGTGGACGCCTACCTGACCCAGCGCGCCGCCGAGCAGGGCGTGGCGGCACACCAGCTCACCGGGGCACTGCTGGTCACCGCCAGCGGCGCCCGACTCGACCGGCACTCGGTGTTCCGGCTGATCCGGCGGCTCGCCCGGGACGCGGGCATCCCGGCGTGGGCCCGCCTGTCGCCGCACTCGCTGCGGCACGCGTTCGCCACCACCGCCCGCGCCGAGGGCGTACCGCTGGAGGACGTGCAGGACGCGATGGGGCACGCCGACCCGCGTACCACCCGACGCTACGACCGCGACCGGCACAACCTCGACCGCGATCCCGCGTACGCCATCTGGGCCGCCCGGGCCCGCCGCCGGACCTGACGCGGCACCGGACGGCTTTCCGCCCGCCGACGCGCCCGATTCTCTACGGTCGGATGGTGTGGGCGAGGCGCAGCCGTGGAGCAGGCCGGCCCGGCGACGCCACCCGGTCCGGGTCGGACTCGTCTTCGCCGGCGCCGGTGTGGCGCTGTGCTGCATCGGTGTCGCCGGTCTCGGCGCCTGGAACGTGCAGGTGGTCACCCAGGCCGCCGGCCCGGTGCGGGAGACCGCCGAGGGGTTCCTGCGGGAGGTGACCACGGGCGACACCGACAGCGCGTACGAGCGGCTCTGCGCCGACTCGCGCAGCAGGTGGAGCGAGCTGGGCTTCACCAGTTGGGTCCGCACCCCGCCGACCGTGCGCGACTACGAGATCGTCGACGTGTCGGTCGCCACCGACCGGGGCAAACCGCACGGCACCGTCACTGTCCGGCTGACCCGCGAGAGCGGCGCCACCGAGCAACGTGAACTGTCGGTGGTGCGGGAGGACGGGTGGCGGGTCTGCGGCGACCCGTACTGATCTCATACCCCCGCCGGCTCGACCAGCCGACCGTCGCGCAGCACCAGCACCCGGTCGGCCATCTCCACCAGCGTCGGATCGTGCGTGGCCACCAGCGCGGTCATTCCCCGCGCGTGCACCAGCGCCCGCAGCAGGTCCATCACCGCCCGGCCGGTCTCCGAGTCCAACTGGCCGGTGGGTTCGTCGGCGATCAGCAGCTCGGGGTCGTTGGCCAACGCGCGGGCGATCGCCACCCGCTGCTGCTGTCCACCGGACATCTCGTACGGGCGTTGCGTGGCCTGCCCGCCCAGCCCGACCAGTTCCAGCAGCACCGACACCCGTTCCTCGCGTTGCGCGGCCGGGGTCTTCGCCAACCGCATCGGCACCCCGACGTTCTCGGCGGCGGAGAGGATCGGGATCAGCCCGAAGGACTGGAAGACGAACCCGACGGTGTCCCGGCGCAGCCGCAGCAGTTCCTGCTCACCGGCGGCGGTCACCTCGCGACCGGCCACCCACACCCGTCCCGACGTGGGCCGGTCCAGGCCGCCGATCAGGTTCAGCAGCGTGGTCTTGCCGGCACCCGAGCGGCCCCGCACCGCGACCAGCTCACCGCGACCGGCCCGCAACGACACGTCCCGTACCGCGTGGACCATCCGGTCGCCGCTGCCGTAGTCGCGGCACAACCCCTCGACGCGTACCAGGTCCTCGCTCACGTCGCGTCCCTCCCGTCGCCCGCGCGGACCTGCACGTGGTCCGGCTCCAGGGTCAGCTTCACCCGGTCCTTCAGCGCCAACGCGTCGACGAACCCGGCGGGCAGCTGCATCCGCCCGGCCCGGTCCAGCACCGCGTACTCCTCGGTGACCAGTTCCTCCACACCGTCGACGCCGACCCGCGCGGTGCGGTGCACCTCCGAGGCGGTCCGCCCGTCGCGGATCGAGACGGTCCGACGGACCTGCGTGGCGACCTGCGGGTCGTGGGTGACCACCACCACCGTCACGCCCAACTCGGCGTTGATGGTGCGCAGCGCCCCGAACACCTCCGCCGCCGTCGCCTCGTCCAGCTCACCGGTCGGCTCGTCGGCGAAGAGGACCTCCGGGTCGTTGGCGACCGCCACCGCGACCGCGCACCGCTGCTGCTCACCGCCGCTCATCTGCCCCGGCCGACGGTCCGCGCAGGAGCCGACGCCGACCATGTCCAGCAGCTCCGTCGCGCGGCGCCGACCGGCCCGGCCACCCCGACCGGCCAACCGCATCGGCAGTTCCACGTTCTCCCGCGCCGACAGGTACGGCAGCAGGTTGCGGCCGGTCTGCTGCCACACGAACCCGACCGTGTGCCGCCGGTACCGCAGCCGCCTGCGGGCCGACAT
Above is a window of Verrucosispora sp. NA02020 DNA encoding:
- a CDS encoding DHA2 family efflux MFS transporter permease subunit — translated: MDRRARVIGLVLALGGLMVTVDTTVTLVAVPAIVADLDSTLPAVQWVTSGYLLGVVAVTPLAGWAANRYGARRVYVTALAIFTVSSALAGLAWDAGSLTVFRILQGLGGGLLNPVGTAIGLRAVPREFRGRLMSLLGLPVVIGPVLGPPLAGWLVDAASWRWIFLLNVPIGAAAVLLCTRLLPPQPADPAPPARMDWTGLAQVSGGAVLLVLGCTLIGETGEMTIEVAAALGAGMSLLAAFVVRALRTDAPLVDLRLLRHRPLAAGLAVLVCFGAAYFGAMSILPIYVQGVRGDPAALAGTITIPMALAVGVTLQIATRLVDRVRPARIVFTGVTLGLLGSIALLITTTSGASYPMIAAAAAVLGVGSGATLMPTMTVAVRDLEHEDTPRGTTLLALVQQMASAVGVALVATTLTVVVSARVPELATTDTGGLAAMLALDLSARAELEPQLAGAVGSSYAVAAVLMVLSALAAVVGLRTSRGERRQGRRSRRATKLGRSVSRA
- a CDS encoding class I SAM-dependent methyltransferase, whose product is MPAAHAYHDQAGDVFAAHAADSPHNAYTDRPAMLTLAGDVAGLRVLDAGCGGGHYAAEFVARGAEVVAVDGSATLVEHARAVLGDRADVRQHDLDSPLEFAADASFDGAVCALVLHHLTDRVRFLGEVRRVLRPGGWFLLSTTHPASDWRYYGGSYFDESWVEFPMADGITMRLQRMTLESLITEVLDAGFVLERLVEPRAVETLRTTDPERYARLTERPSFVALRLRRP
- a CDS encoding DUF1992 domain-containing protein, whose product is MWEASVEAQIRSAQERGEFDDLPGAGRPIPGRGMPYDESWWIKSFMEREKLPTDLLLPTPLLLRRRIERLPDEVRDLPTEQAVRSCVADLNAEVMAWLRNPSGPRVVVRPVDADTVVSTWRAARRAAADPAVPLAAPPSAPRWSWFPFRRRRAA
- the rox gene encoding rifampin monooxygenase, translated to MVDVIVAGAGPTGLMLAAELRLHGVRVLVVEKEPEPPAFVRALGLHVRSIEVLDQRGLLERFLAYGRRRPLTGFFAGLDTPAPVRLDTAHPYVLGIPQPVTDRLLAERATELGAEIRRGGELVGLSQDEQGVTVELADGTRLRSRYLVGCDGGRSSVRRLLGVDFPGEPSRVDTLLGEMRVTTPTETLAAVVADVRRTQKRFGVGPVGDGMCRVVVPAEKVAEDRAVPPTLDDFRRQLRKYAGTDFGVHSPRWMSRFGDATRLVTRYRTGRVLLAGDAAHIHPPVGGQGLNLGIQDAVNLGWKLAAEVGGWAPEGLLDSYHTERHPVAADVLDSTRAQMELLSTEPGPLAVRRLLSHLMEFEEVNRYLIEKITAISIRYDVGAGHELLGRRMRDVRLGRGRLYELTRTGRGLLLDQTGRLSVDGWADRVDHVVDVSEELDVPAVLLRPDGHVVWVGAERQSLRDHLPRWFGSAR
- a CDS encoding HNH endonuclease; its protein translation is MLSQITGLSRHFTEDTLRAYLLSRSTRTDSGCLVVRGYGTRRGVHQKLAGRAWAHIAAYVVFVGDYDPALEIHHDCAVPDCIEPTHLRQLRHADTCRERRQAPLCRNGHEREIEPATGRYRRVCRTCNREAQKRWRERQAAEVAAARATYQPTPS
- a CDS encoding FkbM family methyltransferase, giving the protein MGTHTAAVEALKADPATAGLRRSLEVYYGDPGRDAAMDAFYARFVRPGDLVFDIGSHVGDHIGSFRRLGARVVAVEPQPLCLRALRTIYADDDQVTLVEAACGAQPGRIGFLVNSANPTVSTASTDFVSAAAGAGGWEGQVWDGQIEVPVTTVDALIAEHGTPAFAKIDVEGFEDAVLAGLSGTLPALSFEFTTIEREVALRCLDRLTALGFGGFDVALGDHKELTLGRWATAEEMAAYLTELPHEANSGDIYCLPSPSR
- a CDS encoding Hsp20/alpha crystallin family protein, producing MLMRTDPFREIDRLAEQFFGTTSRPAVMHMDAYRDGDHFYAAFDLPGVDPDSIDCTVQRNVLTVRAERRRPAGDTVELVAAERPMGVFSRQLFLGDTLDTDKLEAGYENGVLTLRIPVAERAKPRKVTVSATGTGRRQINA
- a CDS encoding tyrosine-type recombinase/integrase, producing the protein MRSTETPVLYRPPAHPALPGGPMAVTDAWLRNRRLSEHTRDAYRRDVAGWLSWCDARHLDPLRANFLHVNEYARTLESTLAARTGKPLTPATVARKLSAMSSWYDFLVKLQAVHANPVSDADRPRIDRDHSSTVGLAPDEVDALLAAVETDTGPTAARNRAAVTLLADLGLRVGELVSLDVADLGTERGHRSVRFTGKGGKSRRRALTPSTAYAVDAYLTQRAAEQGVAAHQLTGALLVTASGARLDRHSVFRLIRRLARDAGIPAWARLSPHSLRHAFATTARAEGVPLEDVQDAMGHADPRTTRRYDRDRHNLDRDPAYAIWAARARRRT
- a CDS encoding ABC transporter ATP-binding protein, with the translated sequence MSEDLVRVEGLCRDYGSGDRMVHAVRDVSLRAGRGELVAVRGRSGAGKTTLLNLIGGLDRPTSGRVWVAGREVTAAGEQELLRLRRDTVGFVFQSFGLIPILSAAENVGVPMRLAKTPAAQREERVSVLLELVGLGGQATQRPYEMSGGQQQRVAIARALANDPELLIADEPTGQLDSETGRAVMDLLRALVHARGMTALVATHDPTLVEMADRVLVLRDGRLVEPAGV
- a CDS encoding ABC transporter ATP-binding protein; the protein is MTVVEPGPDLATLQRRAAERAAARAGGADRLRGHIVCDGLVRIFTSEGVEVVALQGLDLVVDRGELVAIVGASGSGKSTVLNILSGLDTPTAGIARVAGYDLLTMSARRRLRYRRHTVGFVWQQTGRNLLPYLSARENVELPMRLAGRGGRAGRRRATELLDMVGVGSCADRRPGQMSGGEQQRCAVAVAVANDPEVLFADEPTGELDEATAAEVFGALRTINAELGVTVVVVTHDPQVATQVRRTVSIRDGRTASEVHRTARVGVDGVEELVTEEYAVLDRAGRMQLPAGFVDALALKDRVKLTLEPDHVQVRAGDGRDAT